The Panicum hallii strain FIL2 chromosome 9, PHallii_v3.1, whole genome shotgun sequence genome has a window encoding:
- the LOC112876583 gene encoding zinc finger protein ZAT8-like, with protein MTKHPRDTAAGDVTLSLALSLGGLPAGDRGASKRPRRAGAGGGEGEFVCKTCSRAFASFQALGGHRTSHLRGRHGLALGMPAAAPAAKQQAAPPAASHQCQFCGLGFEMGQALGGHMRRHREEAAAAAQAPPVLLQLFV; from the coding sequence ATGACGAAGCACCCGAGAgacaccgccgccggcgacgtgaCCCTCTCCCTGGCGCTCTCCCTCGGCGGCCTGCCCGCCGGCGACCGCGGCGCCAGCAAgaggccgcgccgcgccggcgccggcggcggcgagggcgagtTCGTCTGCAAGACGTGCAGCCGCGCCTTCGCGTCGTTCCAGGCGCTCGGCGGCCACCGGACCAGCCACCTGCGCGGCCGCCACGGCCTCGCGCTCGGGatgcccgccgcggcgccggcggccaagcAGCAGGCAGCGCCGCCTGCTGCCAGCCACCAGTGCCAATTCTGCGGGCTCGGATTCGAGATGGGGCAGGCGCTCGGCGGGCACATGCGGCGACACCGcgaggaggccgccgccgcggcacaGGCGCCGCCCGTCCTCCTACAGCTCTTTGTGTAG
- the LOC112876142 gene encoding zinc finger protein ZAT5-like, with the protein MKHPREQQEEEVSLALSLSTTTDSCTTSDSSAAAPPAAKRARRRRGPVVATSGEGEFVCKTCSRAFTSFQALGGHRTSHLRGRHGLELGVGAKALKQHKAAGGGDKQQQQQQHQTHDCHICGLGFELGQALGGHMRRHREEMGAAEAADAWVWRSVARLPEELEVQSAAAADPPVLLELFA; encoded by the coding sequence ATGAAGCATCCGAgggagcagcaggaggaggaggtgtCGCTGGCGCTGTCGCTGAGCACGACGACGGACTCGTGCACGACCTCGGACTCATCCGCCGCGGCGCCCCCGGCGGccaagcgcgcgcggcggcggaggggcccgGTGGTGGCCACGTCCGGGGAGGGGGAGTTCGTCTGCAAGACCTGCAGCCGCGCCTTCACCTCCTTccaggcgctgggcggccaCCGGACCAGCCACCTGCGGGGCCGCCACGGGCTCGAGCTCGGCGTCGGCGCCAAGGCGCTCAAGCAGCAcaaggcggccggcggcggcgacaagcagcagcagcagcagcagcaccagactCACGACTGCCACATCTGCGGGCTCGGCTTCGAGCTGGGccaggcgctgggcggccaCATGAGGAGGCACCGCGAGGAGATGGGCGCCGCCGAGGCCGCCGACGCATGGGTCTGGCGCAGCGTCGCACGCCTCCCGGAGGAGCTCGAGGTccagagcgccgccgccgccgacccgcCCGTCTTGCTCGAGCTGTTCGCCTAG